From the Acetobacter aceti genome, one window contains:
- a CDS encoding amino acid permease: MTEPRRKTVEQAVQASETSGLRRTMGPFHLIMLGVGSTVGAGIYVMAGTAAANYAGPAVILSFVIAGLACLFTAFSYAELASSIPVAGSAYTYAYVSLGERAAWWVGWLLLLEYGVSCAGVASGFSGYAVSFLRDLGIVIPNFLHVSLITVSMTTNDTVLSAGWRVDLPATVSVLAVTGMLMRGVTESITINTAIVLLKTITLLIFVAVGLTAIHPAYWHPFLPPSQGAFRYGMAGVFRAASVVFFAYVGFEAVSTASTEARSPRRDIPIGIIGSLLLCTLIYLCVALVLTGVVPWQQLDVSDPLALAADAIGSPTLAVLVKLAGVIGLCSVLFGLLYGQSRIFFTMAQDGLLPPVFNRLHPLFHAPVAGSLLLGTLVALTAATLPIDIISDLVSIGTAAAFGVVNLTVIRDRSVRPGAERPYRAPLGGVWVGRIWIGLTPLLGITFAIVMMVPLLIELIHGILSGNRLPAILLAVYFASGAAIYRFYGQSHSEFARNTKDMAS; the protein is encoded by the coding sequence ATGACAGAACCACGACGCAAAACGGTCGAGCAGGCTGTGCAGGCCAGCGAAACGTCCGGATTGCGACGTACGATGGGGCCTTTTCACCTGATCATGCTGGGTGTCGGCTCAACCGTTGGTGCGGGGATCTACGTGATGGCCGGTACCGCAGCCGCCAATTACGCCGGTCCCGCCGTCATCCTCTCTTTTGTCATTGCGGGTCTCGCCTGCCTGTTCACGGCATTTTCATACGCTGAACTGGCTTCCTCCATCCCGGTCGCCGGTTCAGCCTATACGTACGCCTACGTCTCCCTTGGCGAGCGAGCCGCCTGGTGGGTCGGCTGGCTGCTGCTGCTTGAATATGGCGTATCCTGCGCTGGCGTTGCGTCCGGATTTTCCGGTTACGCCGTCAGTTTTCTGCGTGATCTGGGCATTGTCATCCCCAATTTCCTCCATGTGTCGCTGATCACCGTATCCATGACGACGAACGACACAGTACTCTCAGCCGGATGGCGCGTTGACCTGCCCGCAACGGTTTCTGTTCTCGCCGTAACGGGCATGCTGATGCGGGGTGTGACAGAATCCATCACCATCAACACGGCTATCGTGCTGCTCAAGACGATAACTCTCCTGATCTTTGTCGCAGTAGGTCTGACCGCAATCCATCCGGCCTACTGGCACCCTTTCCTGCCTCCTTCGCAGGGCGCTTTCCGCTACGGCATGGCAGGCGTCTTTCGAGCGGCTTCAGTCGTGTTTTTTGCCTATGTCGGTTTCGAGGCCGTTTCGACCGCATCGACCGAGGCCCGTTCACCCAGACGCGATATTCCCATCGGGATCATAGGGTCGCTACTGCTCTGCACCCTGATCTACCTCTGCGTCGCACTGGTCCTCACAGGGGTCGTGCCCTGGCAACAACTCGATGTCTCTGACCCTCTGGCGCTGGCCGCCGATGCGATCGGCTCGCCGACTCTCGCGGTACTGGTGAAGCTGGCGGGAGTGATCGGGCTATGTTCCGTTCTGTTTGGTCTCCTCTACGGACAGAGCCGGATCTTTTTCACGATGGCTCAGGATGGACTTCTGCCGCCGGTCTTCAATCGATTGCACCCCCTGTTTCACGCTCCGGTTGCCGGTTCGCTGCTTCTGGGAACACTCGTGGCTCTGACTGCCGCCACACTGCCTATCGATATCATCAGCGATCTTGTCAGCATTGGTACGGCAGCCGCATTCGGCGTTGTCAATCTGACGGTTATCAGAGATCGTTCAGTGCGCCCCGGAGCGGAACGCCCCTATCGGGCGCCTCTCGGGGGCGTATGGGTCGGTCGCATCTGGATAGGACTTACTCCCCTGCTGGGAATCACGTTTGCCATCGTGATGATGGTGCCTCTCCTGATCGAGCTGATCCACGGCATTCTCTCGGGCAATCGGCTGCCGGCGATTCTTCTGGCCGTATATTTCGCTTCCGGCGCAGCAATTTACCGTTTTTATGGCCAGTCTCATTCAGAATTTGCCCGTAACACGAAGGATATGGCGTCCTGA
- a CDS encoding polysaccharide polymerase: MSVAVSQPPEFAGIPVFQREIVASSRFVAGKWLVIAAIMFNPLLCFLDTKGLLHASSGVVALAELIIIFAGTWYVRQQMQTLAITLALIISAYVVGAHLINSTVSLKILHDLWIPYVFYLLGTLSSLKTAKTTVWISIVFVLFFGFFELLAFNVYGQFFNVWQYYVDKGALGTNVINYQNTTSFLSGNRAADARTYFPSLLGSARISSVFLEPVSLGNYATILFAWGLSLWKKGSGSEMLVILALGFLCIILGDSRFATGCCFLMVMLRFTPLVRSSLFVIGLPVLVMTILTVVGSTHEIPGVHPGILSDDFKGRLLFSGRLLDDWSLASWFGLAPSPVYTADTGYAYLCNNLGVLLTVTLWILIAFHRNSSPEAAIMKTMLAVYFSTSLCIGANAVTIKTGALLWFLYGALDASSRNSLFPGASALSVPRETRAG, from the coding sequence ATGAGTGTTGCCGTTTCCCAACCCCCCGAATTCGCAGGAATACCTGTTTTTCAGAGAGAAATTGTTGCCTCATCGCGTTTTGTGGCGGGCAAATGGCTCGTTATCGCGGCGATCATGTTCAACCCTCTGCTCTGTTTCCTTGATACGAAAGGGCTTCTGCACGCCTCAAGTGGAGTAGTCGCGCTTGCAGAGCTGATCATTATTTTCGCAGGTACCTGGTATGTTCGCCAGCAAATGCAAACTCTGGCGATCACGCTGGCTTTAATCATTTCGGCTTATGTGGTGGGGGCTCACCTCATTAACTCTACTGTCAGCCTCAAGATTCTTCATGATCTCTGGATTCCGTATGTTTTCTATCTGCTGGGAACGCTTTCAAGCCTGAAAACGGCAAAGACAACAGTGTGGATATCTATAGTTTTTGTTCTGTTTTTTGGTTTCTTCGAGCTTCTCGCTTTTAATGTGTATGGTCAGTTCTTTAATGTATGGCAGTATTATGTAGATAAAGGTGCGTTGGGCACAAATGTTATCAATTACCAGAATACAACGTCTTTTTTGAGTGGAAACCGTGCTGCGGATGCACGCACCTATTTTCCATCGCTTCTTGGTTCCGCCCGTATTTCTTCCGTATTTCTGGAACCTGTGTCCCTTGGCAATTATGCCACCATCCTGTTTGCATGGGGATTGAGCCTCTGGAAAAAAGGCTCCGGGAGCGAAATGCTGGTCATTCTGGCGCTCGGATTTCTCTGTATCATTCTGGGAGATTCCCGGTTCGCAACCGGCTGCTGTTTTTTGATGGTGATGCTGCGTTTTACGCCTCTGGTACGCTCGTCTCTGTTTGTAATCGGGCTGCCGGTTCTGGTCATGACGATACTGACTGTGGTTGGATCGACACACGAAATCCCCGGAGTGCATCCAGGCATTCTTTCGGATGATTTTAAGGGAAGGCTCCTGTTTTCAGGCAGGCTGCTTGATGACTGGAGCCTTGCATCGTGGTTTGGGCTGGCGCCGTCGCCGGTTTATACAGCGGATACCGGTTATGCTTATCTGTGTAATAATCTCGGCGTTCTGCTGACGGTAACCTTATGGATACTCATAGCCTTTCACCGAAATTCTTCGCCAGAAGCCGCCATCATGAAAACAATGCTGGCTGTTTATTTCTCGACTTCTCTCTGCATCGGGGCAAATGCGGTAACGATCAAAACCGGTGCGTTGCTATGGTTCCTGTACGGCGCTCTGGATGCTTCATCGAGAAATTCATTGTTTCCAGGGGCCAGCGCTTTATCCGTCCCGAGAGAAACCAGAGCGGGATAA